In Cicer arietinum cultivar CDC Frontier isolate Library 1 chromosome 1, Cicar.CDCFrontier_v2.0, whole genome shotgun sequence, one DNA window encodes the following:
- the LOC101511790 gene encoding target of rapamycin complex subunit LST8 isoform X2, translating to MSQPTVILATASYDHTIRFWEAKSGRCYRTIQYPDSQVNRLEITPDKRFLAAAGNPHIRLFDVNSNSPQPVMSYDSHTNNVMAVGFQCDGNWMYSGSEDGTVKIWDLRAPGCQREYESRAAVNTVVLHPNQTELISGDQNGNIRVWDLTANSCSCELVPEVDTAVRSLTVMWDGSLVVAANNNGTCYVWRLLRGTQTMTNFEPLHKLQAHDGYILKCLLSPEFCEPHRYLATASSDHTVKIWNVDGFTLEKTLIGHQRWVWDCVFSVDGAYLITASSDSTARLWSMSTGEDIKVYQGHHKATICCALHDGAEPATS from the exons ATGAGTCAGCCAACAGTGATACTTGCCACTGCCAGTTATGATCACACTATTCGATTTTGGGAGGCCAAGAGTGGTCGCTGCTACCGTACCATACAATATCCTGATTCG CAAGTAAACCGGCTGGAGATAACTCCGGATAAACGCTTCCTAGCTGCAGCCGGAAATCCTCACATACGGTTGTTTGATGTTAATTCAAATAGCCCTCAGCCG GTAATGAGCTATGATTCACATACCAATAATGTAATGGCAGTTGGATTCCAGTGTGATGGGAACTGGATGTATTCTGGTTCGGAGGATGGCACGGTTAAGATCTGGGATTTGAG GGCACCTGGTTGTCAAAGGGAATATGAAAGTCGCGCAGCAGTTAACACTGTTGTGTTACACCCAAACCAG ACTGAACTAATATCTGGTGATCAAAATGGCAATATTCGTGTGTGGGATTTGACAGCAAACTCATGCAGTTGTGAATTG GTGCCAGAGGTGGATACGGCTGTACGCTCTCTGACAGTAATGTGGGATGGCAGCTTGGTAGTAGCAGCAAATAATAACGGGACATGTTATGTGTGGCGCTTGTTGCGAGGGACTCAG ACAATGACAAACTTCGAGCCACTTCATAAGCTGCAAGCACACGATGGCTACATCCTCAAATGCCTTCTATCACCCGAGTTTTGTGAACCCCACAG GTACTTGGCAACTGCATCTTCTGATCATACTGTCAAGATATGGAATGTTGATGGTTTTACACTAGAGAAGACTTTGATAg GGCATCAACGTTGGGTGTGGGACTGTGTCTTCTCAGTGGATGGTGCCTACCTTATTACAG CCTCCTCTGATTCAACTGCTAGGCTTTGGTCTATGTCAACTGGTGAAGATATTAAGGTTTACCAAGGGCATCATAAAGCTACAATTTGTTGTGCCTTGCATGATGGGGCTGAACCTGCAACTTCTTGA
- the LOC101511790 gene encoding target of rapamycin complex subunit LST8 isoform X1, which yields MIPTNVDTFNSFCFSFSNYCRCRVWCRVWCQCLCRYYSLKIKYLKQVNRLEITPDKRFLAAAGNPHIRLFDVNSNSPQPVMSYDSHTNNVMAVGFQCDGNWMYSGSEDGTVKIWDLRAPGCQREYESRAAVNTVVLHPNQTELISGDQNGNIRVWDLTANSCSCELVPEVDTAVRSLTVMWDGSLVVAANNNGTCYVWRLLRGTQTMTNFEPLHKLQAHDGYILKCLLSPEFCEPHRYLATASSDHTVKIWNVDGFTLEKTLIGHQRWVWDCVFSVDGAYLITASSDSTARLWSMSTGEDIKVYQGHHKATICCALHDGAEPATS from the exons ATGATCCCAACAAATGTCGATACATTCAATTCattctgtttttctttttcaaattattgTCGGTGCCGTGTTTGGTGCCGTGTTTGGTGTCAGTGTCTATGTCGATACTATAGTCTGAAAATCAAATATCTTAAG CAAGTAAACCGGCTGGAGATAACTCCGGATAAACGCTTCCTAGCTGCAGCCGGAAATCCTCACATACGGTTGTTTGATGTTAATTCAAATAGCCCTCAGCCG GTAATGAGCTATGATTCACATACCAATAATGTAATGGCAGTTGGATTCCAGTGTGATGGGAACTGGATGTATTCTGGTTCGGAGGATGGCACGGTTAAGATCTGGGATTTGAG GGCACCTGGTTGTCAAAGGGAATATGAAAGTCGCGCAGCAGTTAACACTGTTGTGTTACACCCAAACCAG ACTGAACTAATATCTGGTGATCAAAATGGCAATATTCGTGTGTGGGATTTGACAGCAAACTCATGCAGTTGTGAATTG GTGCCAGAGGTGGATACGGCTGTACGCTCTCTGACAGTAATGTGGGATGGCAGCTTGGTAGTAGCAGCAAATAATAACGGGACATGTTATGTGTGGCGCTTGTTGCGAGGGACTCAG ACAATGACAAACTTCGAGCCACTTCATAAGCTGCAAGCACACGATGGCTACATCCTCAAATGCCTTCTATCACCCGAGTTTTGTGAACCCCACAG GTACTTGGCAACTGCATCTTCTGATCATACTGTCAAGATATGGAATGTTGATGGTTTTACACTAGAGAAGACTTTGATAg GGCATCAACGTTGGGTGTGGGACTGTGTCTTCTCAGTGGATGGTGCCTACCTTATTACAG CCTCCTCTGATTCAACTGCTAGGCTTTGGTCTATGTCAACTGGTGAAGATATTAAGGTTTACCAAGGGCATCATAAAGCTACAATTTGTTGTGCCTTGCATGATGGGGCTGAACCTGCAACTTCTTGA